In one window of Paraburkholderia phymatum STM815 DNA:
- a CDS encoding condensation domain-containing protein produces MNGITLNLVPDYEIDAGYALFPATACQTRFWHEQKASPKASALNSAFRLQLSGPLKAASIEQVLCELVARHEILRTGFQMTGAGLRQQVASRVPFKLDVVDLTGFEEKAALAEAERVGRLQASTPFDLSSPSFFRAVWLPRSPTQGELQLTFHSLVIDGWSFAILVCELVEGLAALHAGHDPQFADVELHHGDYALWKEEFVASGALDRARAHWRQELRDFRRFEVPGDRPRPQQRRFQGVIRSILLPGALGDRLSAAAKAQGVTLFSVAAAGLAMALQTATGQSRVAMGTQMSVRDQQELEGVIGPLINTVILRLDVPHGSTLAAVTAQCGAKLSDAIEHLHLSFEEMIELAGEVADPDRPPLCPVNFALQQSFVGVGDEVRRQDFSATTSPSYNAGALYDLNFFMVRRPEGWRISCEGDTDLYDVETIDGHLAKWREMLETVDSEAQRPLALPAGGEAAKFVTGVGASGFMSQAELAAKARNIVRYNENAPGTPVIALNNTGVLFGLAQQIGSDRPLIDIPMVPEGPPREFPPRAFEDIAADAVRLIRLAQPKGPYILMGLCVLGALSLEAAHQLRREGESVELVILNDSWCPGYREMMPWYDRELRKMQVRADNIPRDFRKAVRGETSMVSFLKQYRIVRRLGIADLALKLGLIKDKAADHTIAENRWYMEYLLAQQARYRPAPYDGNVQIFRSDQVLKGRLFAWDLGWQRVLTGKQVVTPVPGMHDQMFRAAGAAVIGKQVREHLAEIEADSNKASAGEQHAPLDCASRAEA; encoded by the coding sequence ATGAACGGGATCACCTTGAATCTCGTGCCCGACTACGAGATCGATGCCGGCTACGCGCTGTTCCCTGCGACCGCCTGCCAGACACGGTTCTGGCATGAGCAGAAGGCGTCGCCGAAAGCTTCCGCGCTCAACAGCGCGTTCCGGCTGCAATTGTCGGGGCCGCTGAAAGCCGCGAGCATCGAACAGGTGCTGTGCGAACTGGTCGCGCGACACGAGATATTGCGTACCGGCTTCCAGATGACGGGTGCGGGGCTGCGCCAGCAGGTCGCGAGCCGCGTCCCCTTCAAGCTCGACGTGGTCGACCTGACGGGCTTCGAGGAAAAGGCCGCCCTTGCGGAGGCCGAGCGGGTCGGCCGGCTACAGGCCAGCACGCCGTTCGACTTGTCGTCCCCCTCCTTCTTCCGGGCCGTGTGGCTGCCCAGGTCGCCCACGCAGGGTGAACTGCAGCTGACTTTCCATTCGCTTGTCATCGATGGCTGGTCGTTCGCGATCCTCGTGTGCGAACTCGTGGAAGGGCTTGCCGCGTTGCATGCCGGCCATGATCCCCAATTCGCCGATGTCGAGCTTCACCATGGTGACTACGCGCTCTGGAAGGAAGAGTTCGTTGCCAGCGGCGCGCTCGACCGCGCTCGCGCCCATTGGCGCCAGGAACTTCGCGATTTCCGCCGCTTCGAGGTTCCGGGCGATCGCCCCCGGCCGCAGCAGCGGCGCTTCCAGGGCGTGATTCGTTCCATCCTGTTGCCCGGCGCGCTCGGCGACCGCCTCAGCGCGGCGGCCAAGGCCCAGGGCGTCACGCTGTTCAGCGTAGCGGCGGCTGGCCTCGCGATGGCGCTGCAAACGGCGACCGGCCAGAGCCGGGTTGCCATGGGCACCCAGATGTCGGTGCGGGATCAGCAGGAGCTCGAGGGCGTGATCGGACCGCTCATCAACACGGTGATCCTGCGCCTCGACGTGCCTCACGGCAGCACCCTCGCCGCCGTTACCGCACAGTGTGGCGCCAAGCTCAGCGACGCCATCGAACACCTTCACCTGTCATTCGAAGAAATGATAGAGCTGGCCGGCGAGGTTGCCGATCCGGATCGTCCGCCGCTATGCCCCGTCAATTTCGCCCTGCAGCAAAGCTTCGTCGGCGTAGGCGATGAGGTTCGCCGTCAGGATTTCTCTGCGACGACCTCGCCCTCCTACAACGCGGGCGCGCTCTACGATCTCAACTTCTTCATGGTTCGGCGTCCTGAAGGCTGGCGCATCTCCTGCGAAGGCGACACGGACCTCTACGACGTCGAGACGATCGACGGGCATCTGGCAAAGTGGCGCGAGATGCTGGAAACCGTGGATAGCGAGGCGCAACGGCCGCTGGCGCTCCCTGCCGGGGGCGAGGCGGCGAAATTCGTCACGGGTGTCGGCGCGAGCGGTTTCATGAGTCAGGCCGAGCTGGCGGCGAAAGCGCGCAATATCGTGCGATACAACGAGAATGCGCCGGGCACGCCCGTCATCGCGCTCAACAATACGGGCGTGCTGTTCGGACTGGCTCAGCAGATCGGCTCGGACCGGCCGCTGATCGACATCCCGATGGTGCCCGAAGGCCCGCCGCGCGAGTTCCCGCCGCGCGCGTTCGAGGATATCGCCGCAGACGCGGTGCGGCTGATCAGGCTGGCCCAGCCCAAAGGTCCCTATATTCTCATGGGCCTGTGCGTGCTCGGCGCGCTGTCACTGGAGGCGGCCCATCAGCTTCGGCGCGAAGGCGAAAGCGTGGAACTCGTTATCCTCAACGATTCCTGGTGCCCCGGCTATCGCGAGATGATGCCCTGGTACGATCGGGAGTTGCGCAAGATGCAAGTGCGTGCGGACAACATTCCGCGCGACTTCCGCAAGGCCGTGCGGGGCGAGACTTCCATGGTCTCGTTCCTCAAGCAGTACCGGATCGTGCGCCGGCTCGGGATTGCAGACCTTGCGCTCAAGCTCGGGCTGATCAAGGACAAGGCTGCAGATCACACGATTGCAGAGAACCGCTGGTACATGGAATATCTGCTGGCCCAGCAGGCCCGGTACCGTCCGGCGCCCTACGACGGCAACGTGCAGATTTTCCGCAGCGATCAGGTGCTGAAGGGACGCCTGTTCGCGTGGGATCTGGGATGGCAGCGCGTGCTGACGGGCAAACAGGTCGTCACGCCGGTTCCGGGCATGCACGATCAGATGTTCCGCGCCGCCGGCGCTGCCGTGATCGGCAAGCAGGTGCGCGAGCACCTCGCCGAAATCGAGGCTGACAGCAACAAGGCCAGCGCCGGCGAGCAGCACGCGCCGTTAGACTGCGCAAGCCGTGCCGAAGCTTAG
- a CDS encoding SGNH/GDSL hydrolase family protein, which translates to MGELLMSRLRRVVLAVFCGALTVAGLVFIKLGGPELFRRPAAAVAAGSTGSAGRIRLAVLGDSNNQSYHDTLLLSDPSLRGGTFRTTTYQWTEILARLRGDQIDLGEWGAWGTSKYRAYADEAFGFLARTPPKDDYRYNFSVSGATCNQLMGHPSRQAIRLVKLMDTEPQAWRGGIVLIRIGEADFGGQEVLDELAHDANARRPLALIDACTRAIGDAVTLIRKRHPDTYVVLVEAIGDANWTGDYDNPHFASHLANVVAGIDRFDNGLRKLAAADRHVYFLDDRPWLNALWGARDDRGRPLNKTLHMAPGWAITMTLGDDPHNAVLADGHAGVVWNALWAQHLVTALNAAFGFRFKPITDDEVIAFLQPAFTASERSAAPLPAASAKN; encoded by the coding sequence TTGGGCGAACTGCTTATGTCCCGTTTGCGTCGAGTCGTACTGGCCGTGTTTTGCGGCGCACTGACGGTAGCCGGCCTCGTCTTTATCAAACTGGGCGGGCCGGAACTGTTCCGCCGCCCGGCCGCCGCCGTCGCGGCCGGTTCGACGGGGTCCGCTGGGCGAATACGGCTTGCCGTGCTCGGGGATTCAAACAACCAGTCCTACCATGACACGCTGCTATTGAGCGATCCGAGCCTGCGCGGTGGAACCTTTCGCACGACCACTTATCAGTGGACCGAGATTCTGGCGAGGCTCAGGGGTGACCAGATCGATCTCGGCGAGTGGGGGGCGTGGGGAACCAGCAAGTATCGCGCTTACGCCGACGAAGCATTTGGCTTTCTCGCCCGCACGCCCCCGAAGGACGACTACCGCTACAATTTTTCCGTCAGCGGCGCGACCTGCAACCAGTTGATGGGACATCCGTCGCGCCAGGCGATCCGGCTAGTGAAACTGATGGACACCGAACCGCAAGCCTGGCGAGGCGGTATCGTGCTGATCCGCATCGGAGAGGCCGATTTCGGCGGTCAGGAGGTCCTCGACGAACTGGCTCATGATGCAAACGCACGGCGTCCCCTTGCCCTGATCGATGCCTGCACCCGCGCAATCGGCGACGCCGTCACCCTGATCCGGAAACGGCATCCGGATACCTATGTCGTACTCGTCGAAGCGATCGGCGATGCGAACTGGACGGGCGACTACGACAATCCGCACTTTGCCAGCCACCTGGCCAATGTCGTCGCGGGCATCGATCGCTTCGACAATGGCTTGCGCAAGCTGGCCGCCGCGGATCGCCACGTGTATTTCCTCGATGACCGCCCCTGGTTGAACGCACTGTGGGGCGCGCGTGACGATCGGGGCCGTCCGCTCAACAAGACGCTGCACATGGCACCCGGCTGGGCAATCACGATGACACTGGGCGACGATCCGCACAACGCCGTTCTTGCCGACGGTCATGCCGGCGTAGTCTGGAACGCCCTTTGGGCGCAGCACCTCGTCACCGCGCTGAACGCCGCATTCGGATTCCGTTTCAAACCGATCACCGATGACGAGGTGATCGCCTTTCTGCAACCGGCCTTTACTGCAAGCGAGCGATCAGCCGCGCCACTGCCGGCGGCCTCGGCGAAAAACTGA
- a CDS encoding lipopolysaccharide biosynthesis protein, protein MDQVKSSKARTELAATYFAYALRYVYPLLLLPFYGRTLGPAGYGVVLAGMSLSNTIWRFVCFGFPTVGGRDAVHATHDTERAAILSSQMTGRMLLGIPIALCGFGAVALSPALSAHPLLGCTAVLLGLLAAFNLGWYFTSTGRVRRSVMIEIVGFIASLVLIFSFVHRPSDLSLVFPLLLTSALIQTALAYGFVRREFSGWFSSIRAGIELIHRSKTIFIYTSTSILLITASTYVLSVFAPASEVGAFGVAERLIAVALSLTVPATQVLVPKVTYLVGTDPAKANRVSFQILIFFFVGAIGAVACTMLLADWAVPLVMGNGFQHAVTVLKVFVLVLPLNVINQVIVLYFLIPRNRDALLARSGVATACVNIVIAVPLAMHWGAMGMVAARLFGELMLLTVLIVNMTRSGLMGEILSTHPTVLALRPRGEG, encoded by the coding sequence ATGGATCAGGTGAAGTCCTCGAAGGCCCGCACGGAGCTTGCTGCGACGTATTTCGCGTACGCCCTGCGTTACGTTTACCCCCTCCTGCTGCTGCCGTTTTACGGCAGAACGCTAGGACCGGCCGGCTACGGCGTTGTGCTCGCCGGCATGTCGCTGTCGAATACGATCTGGCGCTTCGTGTGCTTCGGATTCCCGACCGTCGGCGGCCGCGATGCCGTCCACGCCACCCACGACACCGAACGCGCGGCAATCCTGTCTAGCCAGATGACAGGCCGCATGCTGCTGGGCATCCCGATCGCGCTGTGCGGATTCGGCGCGGTCGCGCTCTCGCCCGCACTGTCGGCCCATCCATTGCTAGGCTGCACCGCGGTTCTGCTCGGCCTGCTCGCTGCATTCAACCTGGGCTGGTATTTCACCAGCACGGGACGAGTCAGAAGAAGTGTCATGATCGAGATCGTCGGATTTATCGCCTCGCTCGTGCTCATCTTCTCGTTCGTCCATCGCCCATCCGATCTCTCGCTGGTTTTCCCGCTGCTGCTCACCTCAGCGCTCATACAAACAGCGCTTGCTTACGGATTCGTCAGGCGCGAGTTCTCCGGATGGTTCTCCTCGATCCGGGCCGGCATCGAATTGATCCATCGCTCGAAGACCATTTTCATCTACACCAGCACGTCGATTCTGTTGATCACCGCCTCGACCTATGTCCTGTCCGTGTTCGCGCCCGCATCCGAGGTGGGCGCGTTCGGCGTGGCCGAACGGCTCATTGCTGTCGCGCTCAGCCTGACCGTCCCTGCCACCCAGGTTCTGGTTCCGAAGGTCACGTATCTGGTCGGCACAGATCCCGCGAAAGCCAACCGCGTCTCGTTCCAGATATTGATCTTCTTCTTCGTCGGTGCAATCGGCGCAGTCGCCTGCACGATGCTGCTCGCCGACTGGGCCGTGCCGCTCGTGATGGGTAACGGCTTTCAGCACGCCGTCACCGTGCTGAAGGTTTTCGTGCTGGTCTTGCCGTTGAATGTCATCAACCAGGTCATCGTCCTTTATTTCCTGATTCCCCGCAATCGCGACGCTCTGCTCGCTCGCTCCGGTGTGGCGACCGCCTGCGTCAATATCGTCATCGCCGTTCCGCTCGCGATGCATTGGGGGGCGATGGGCATGGTGGCCGCGCGTCTGTTCGGAGAACTGATGTTGCTGACGGTCCTCATCGTCAATATGACCCGGTCCGGTCTGATGGGCGAGATCCTGTCGACCCATCCCACCGTTCTTGCCTTGCGCCCCCGCGGCGAAGGTTGA
- a CDS encoding acyltransferase family protein — protein MKKLDSIQVLRAVAALLVVFCHAAGEVGGHGASASQLWRLVNEKGLFGVDIFFVVSGFVMMYIVSGQRPGSSTAGWFLSERIVRVVPLYWAATLFSVGIGLALPALKHKNCYEVAYVLRSLFFVPSSNPLTGAPEPVLGLGWTLNFEMFFYVVISLVLLIGIRRVYLVVTAIFASLVALGAWVNPEYLVLKSWTHTIILEFVFGVLFAQLRLSGFRIGAPAQIALILAGVAGWVLVGPPADGTFDLRGLVWGPPAAAIFAGVVMGRRDIAYPKLLLTIGDASYSLYLTHLFIMRASSLVVDHLSVGPALRVALFFALFVPGALGFAILSYRKLEVPTMRIGRRLLRQRFDKARVAKSVSTGTQGAGT, from the coding sequence ATGAAGAAGTTGGACTCGATCCAGGTGCTCCGCGCAGTCGCAGCCTTGCTGGTGGTGTTCTGCCACGCGGCGGGCGAGGTGGGCGGCCACGGCGCATCCGCATCGCAACTATGGCGCCTCGTCAACGAGAAGGGCCTGTTCGGCGTCGATATTTTCTTCGTCGTCAGCGGCTTCGTCATGATGTATATCGTTTCGGGGCAACGTCCGGGAAGCAGCACGGCCGGCTGGTTCCTCAGCGAGCGCATCGTGCGCGTCGTGCCGCTCTACTGGGCGGCGACGCTGTTCTCCGTCGGCATCGGTCTCGCGTTACCCGCGCTCAAGCACAAGAACTGCTACGAGGTGGCGTACGTGCTGCGCTCGCTGTTCTTCGTGCCGTCCAGCAACCCCCTGACGGGTGCGCCAGAACCGGTGCTGGGCCTTGGATGGACACTGAACTTCGAGATGTTCTTCTATGTTGTCATCTCCCTCGTACTGCTGATCGGTATCCGGCGCGTTTATCTGGTCGTGACGGCGATATTCGCGAGCCTCGTCGCGCTCGGTGCATGGGTGAATCCCGAATACCTCGTCCTGAAGAGCTGGACCCATACGATCATTCTCGAGTTCGTGTTCGGCGTGCTGTTTGCGCAATTGCGCCTTTCGGGATTCCGGATTGGCGCCCCTGCCCAGATCGCGCTGATCCTGGCGGGTGTGGCAGGCTGGGTGCTGGTGGGGCCGCCCGCGGACGGCACATTCGATCTGCGCGGCCTCGTATGGGGACCGCCCGCCGCTGCAATATTTGCCGGCGTCGTGATGGGTCGCCGCGACATCGCCTATCCGAAGCTGCTTCTAACCATCGGCGATGCTTCGTATAGCCTGTATCTCACGCATCTCTTCATCATGCGGGCTTCGTCGCTGGTGGTGGATCATCTGTCGGTGGGGCCAGCGCTGCGTGTCGCGCTGTTTTTCGCCCTATTCGTACCGGGCGCGCTGGGCTTCGCCATCCTGTCCTACCGCAAGCTGGAAGTGCCGACCATGCGTATCGGCCGTCGGTTGCTGCGGCAGCGGTTCGACAAGGCGCGCGTTGCCAAGAGCGTATCGACGGGCACTCAAGGCGCGGGAACCTGA
- a CDS encoding glycosyltransferase family 4 protein: protein MYKTIAFNGKFFGAEVTGVHRVAEQLIAATDALIAEHSAHGAEYALVIRNSVKVPPYRNILCVRESPLVRRMHRIAWEQAYLPLARRKDFILNLCNLGPLLHHDCATLIHDAQVYSAPESYSRSFRLWYKFLFFFIGRRHKLIVTVSEFSRQELVHYGVASADKIVVVHNGCDHVLQIRPDEGQLAALKLVPGRYVLALANTQKHKNVAILLKAFARPELQDVTLVLFGGASKASFENLGHVVPPNVRFAGWVTDPELVGLMANAGALAFPSLTEGFGLPPLEAMALGCPVVAAPFGALPEVCGEAALYADPFDPGQWSLKLRTVLDDKTMRESMISAGRRQAGLFTWKRAAQKLFDAVKAATPA from the coding sequence ATGTACAAGACGATAGCGTTCAACGGCAAGTTCTTCGGCGCAGAGGTAACGGGTGTGCACAGGGTTGCAGAGCAACTCATCGCCGCGACCGATGCGTTGATTGCGGAACATTCCGCTCATGGCGCCGAGTATGCGCTCGTGATCAGAAATAGCGTCAAGGTTCCGCCTTACCGCAATATCCTGTGCGTCCGGGAGAGTCCGCTGGTTCGCCGGATGCACAGAATAGCGTGGGAGCAGGCCTATTTACCGCTGGCGCGAAGAAAGGACTTCATTCTCAATCTGTGCAATCTGGGCCCCCTGTTGCATCACGATTGCGCAACGCTGATACACGATGCCCAGGTGTATTCCGCGCCGGAGTCCTACTCCCGGTCTTTCCGTCTCTGGTACAAGTTTCTGTTCTTTTTTATCGGCAGACGGCACAAGCTGATCGTCACCGTGTCGGAGTTCTCCAGGCAGGAACTCGTGCACTACGGCGTTGCCAGTGCCGACAAGATCGTCGTCGTACACAACGGCTGCGATCATGTTCTGCAGATACGGCCTGACGAGGGGCAGCTTGCGGCATTGAAGCTTGTGCCAGGGCGCTATGTTCTCGCGCTCGCCAACACGCAGAAGCACAAGAACGTCGCCATTCTTCTCAAGGCTTTCGCCAGGCCCGAACTGCAGGACGTGACGCTCGTGCTGTTCGGCGGCGCGAGCAAAGCCAGTTTCGAGAATCTCGGGCACGTGGTGCCTCCCAATGTGCGATTCGCTGGCTGGGTCACCGATCCGGAACTCGTGGGCTTGATGGCCAACGCCGGCGCACTTGCCTTTCCATCCCTGACGGAAGGGTTTGGTTTGCCGCCGCTGGAGGCGATGGCGCTCGGCTGTCCGGTCGTGGCTGCGCCGTTTGGCGCGCTTCCGGAGGTGTGCGGCGAGGCCGCGCTGTATGCCGACCCCTTCGACCCGGGCCAATGGAGCCTGAAACTACGAACGGTGCTCGACGATAAAACGATGCGTGAATCGATGATATCGGCTGGACGGCGGCAGGCCGGCCTGTTCACCTGGAAACGGGCCGCGCAAAAGCTGTTCGATGCCGTGAAAGCTGCGACGCCCGCCTGA
- a CDS encoding glycosyltransferase family 2 protein, translating to MLNSTDCSQVTLSGKTSPSSSATQAKVCLIFPTRGRAEVLERVVASVDSQTVRPDLIIVSCVTDEDAGKLASRPGLLVIKGQAGSSAQRNHALNHVPDDFDVVIILDDDFLMHDRWIAEMLKALDSDPAIACVTGTVLADGIHGPGYSIEEGQAILASTREVPPDLSVVSTGGPYGCNMAFRASSITGLRFDERLVLYGWQEDRDFGGQIWNRGGRVVRINTALGVHLGVKRGRVSGRKLGYSQVINPLYLVRKKTMPWRDAVDHVLRNVASNVVRSFAPEPWIDRRGRLGGNLIGLWDCVRGRLTPERAAKL from the coding sequence ATGTTGAATTCGACTGACTGTTCACAAGTGACTTTGTCCGGTAAAACGAGCCCGTCATCGTCCGCCACGCAAGCAAAGGTCTGCCTGATCTTTCCCACACGCGGGCGCGCCGAGGTGCTTGAGCGTGTCGTCGCTTCCGTCGATTCGCAGACCGTGCGGCCGGACCTCATCATCGTCAGCTGCGTAACGGACGAGGATGCCGGCAAGCTCGCAAGCCGGCCCGGCTTGCTCGTGATCAAGGGCCAAGCCGGCAGTTCCGCGCAACGTAACCACGCGTTGAACCACGTACCGGATGACTTCGACGTCGTCATCATTCTGGACGACGATTTTCTGATGCATGACAGATGGATCGCGGAAATGCTGAAGGCACTGGATAGCGATCCCGCTATTGCCTGTGTCACTGGAACGGTACTCGCCGATGGCATCCATGGGCCGGGTTACTCCATTGAAGAAGGGCAGGCAATTCTGGCGAGTACGCGTGAGGTCCCGCCGGACCTGAGCGTTGTTTCGACGGGCGGCCCCTACGGCTGCAACATGGCATTTCGCGCCAGCAGCATTACCGGACTCCGGTTCGATGAACGTCTCGTGCTCTACGGCTGGCAGGAAGACCGCGACTTTGGCGGCCAGATCTGGAATCGGGGCGGTCGTGTGGTGCGCATCAATACCGCCCTCGGCGTGCACCTTGGTGTCAAGCGTGGCAGGGTGTCCGGCCGCAAGCTCGGCTATTCGCAGGTCATCAATCCGCTCTATCTGGTGAGAAAGAAGACCATGCCCTGGCGCGATGCCGTCGATCATGTTCTGCGCAATGTCGCGAGCAACGTCGTGCGAAGCTTTGCGCCGGAGCCGTGGATCGACCGCCGGGGGCGCCTGGGTGGCAATCTGATCGGCCTGTGGGACTGTGTGCGAGGCAGGCTGACGCCTGAGCGGGCGGCGAAATTATGA
- a CDS encoding glycosyltransferase family 4 protein, whose amino-acid sequence MANVTLAPTPANDQRRFGRVALVHDWLAAYAGSEKVVEQILQLFPHADLYSVVDFFPEAQRDVLGGKHAHTSFIQHLPRARKSFRHYLPLMPLAIEQFDLSGYDLVISSNHAVAKGVLTGPHQVHVSYVHSPIRYAWDLQHQYLAEAGMQRGIKSWIVRLLLHYMRIWDHRTAHGVDAFVANSAFVGRRIRKAYGSDAAVVYPPVDVERFELSTEREDFYLIASRMVPYKRVPLIVEAFAAMPSRRLVVIGDGTDFARAKACATPNVTLLGYQPDAALVDYMQRARAFVFAAEEDFGISVVEAQACGTPVIALGRGGVREIVVESQDTERATGLFFNEQSVASIVDAVERFEQSPPFRAEVCRRNALRFTKERFKREFLGVVERAVEASKAPADSGPEIRRWRSA is encoded by the coding sequence GTGGCTAATGTAACGCTCGCTCCCACCCCTGCTAACGACCAGCGCCGTTTTGGCCGCGTCGCACTCGTCCACGACTGGCTGGCTGCGTATGCGGGCTCGGAGAAGGTGGTGGAGCAGATTCTTCAACTATTCCCACACGCCGATCTGTACAGCGTCGTCGATTTTTTTCCTGAGGCGCAGCGAGACGTGTTGGGCGGAAAACACGCCCATACCTCGTTCATCCAGCATCTGCCACGCGCGCGCAAATCGTTTCGCCATTATCTTCCGCTGATGCCGCTGGCGATCGAGCAATTCGATCTGTCGGGTTACGACCTGGTGATTTCATCGAACCATGCCGTGGCCAAGGGCGTGCTGACGGGCCCGCATCAGGTCCACGTGAGCTATGTGCATTCGCCGATTCGCTATGCGTGGGATCTGCAGCATCAATATCTGGCCGAGGCGGGCATGCAGCGCGGCATCAAGAGCTGGATCGTGCGTCTGCTGCTGCATTACATGCGTATCTGGGATCATCGCACCGCGCATGGCGTGGATGCCTTTGTCGCCAATTCGGCCTTCGTGGGCCGGCGCATCCGCAAGGCTTACGGCAGCGACGCTGCCGTCGTCTATCCGCCCGTCGACGTCGAGCGTTTCGAGCTCAGCACGGAGCGCGAGGACTTTTATCTGATCGCGTCGCGCATGGTCCCGTACAAGCGCGTGCCGCTGATCGTCGAGGCCTTCGCCGCGATGCCGTCGCGGCGCCTCGTCGTGATCGGCGACGGGACGGATTTCGCGCGCGCCAAGGCATGCGCGACGCCGAATGTGACTCTGCTCGGGTATCAACCCGATGCCGCACTGGTGGACTACATGCAGCGCGCGCGCGCATTTGTGTTTGCCGCGGAGGAGGACTTCGGCATTTCGGTGGTCGAAGCGCAAGCCTGCGGTACGCCCGTGATTGCATTGGGCCGGGGCGGTGTGCGGGAGATCGTCGTCGAATCACAGGACACCGAACGGGCGACGGGCCTCTTCTTCAACGAACAGAGCGTGGCTTCCATTGTCGATGCGGTGGAGCGCTTCGAACAGTCACCGCCGTTCCGCGCGGAAGTGTGCCGCCGCAACGCGCTGCGCTTTACGAAAGAGCGGTTCAAGCGCGAGTTCCTCGGTGTGGTGGAGCGGGCGGTCGAAGCCAGCAAGGCGCCCGCCGATTCCGGGCCGGAGATCCGCCGCTGGCGATCTGCCTGA
- a CDS encoding glycosyltransferase family 4 protein yields MLKPLPNLLINGRFLGRRATGVDRFAFETIRALDQLIDAGDPLVAAMRAEIIVPEALTGISNPFRHVGLRASGKGGGLRWEQLALPQAARGRLLLNLCNSGPLLYRRQVTVLHDAAPARVPDSYSRSFVAWYRLMAPRLGRVSQRVITVSEFSRRELCDAYGIPAGKIGVVPESGEHMLRVQEDEASVAPKVNGRPFVLAVGSLNRHKNFRLVAEAAKRIGDAQFDIVVVGGGDARVYGTDKDALPRFVKHLGYVSDGELAALYRRAACFVYPSRYEGFGLPPVEALALGCPVIASRLPAIQEACGDAVLYTSPDDPAELAGLLERITTDATLRASLRERARARTEALTWRATATRLIEEISPWLM; encoded by the coding sequence ATGTTGAAACCCCTTCCCAATCTGCTGATAAACGGCCGCTTCCTTGGCCGCCGTGCGACGGGTGTCGACCGCTTCGCGTTCGAGACCATCCGGGCGCTCGATCAACTGATCGACGCGGGCGATCCCCTCGTCGCCGCAATGCGGGCCGAGATCATCGTACCCGAAGCATTGACGGGCATCTCGAATCCCTTTCGGCACGTCGGTCTGCGAGCAAGCGGGAAGGGCGGTGGACTGCGTTGGGAGCAGCTCGCATTACCGCAGGCTGCGCGCGGCCGGTTGCTGCTCAATCTGTGCAACTCTGGACCGCTGTTATACCGCCGTCAGGTGACGGTGCTGCACGACGCGGCGCCCGCACGCGTTCCCGACAGTTACAGCCGGTCCTTCGTTGCCTGGTATCGTCTGATGGCGCCGCGTCTGGGCCGCGTATCGCAGCGTGTCATTACCGTGTCGGAATTTTCACGGCGCGAACTGTGTGATGCCTACGGAATCCCGGCCGGCAAGATCGGCGTCGTGCCGGAGAGCGGCGAACACATGTTGCGCGTGCAAGAGGATGAGGCGTCCGTGGCGCCGAAGGTGAACGGGCGTCCTTTCGTGCTTGCAGTCGGAAGTCTCAACCGGCACAAGAACTTTCGGCTGGTGGCAGAGGCGGCGAAGCGTATCGGCGACGCGCAATTCGACATCGTGGTGGTGGGCGGCGGAGATGCGCGGGTATACGGGACGGACAAGGATGCGTTGCCCCGGTTCGTCAAGCACCTCGGTTACGTGAGCGACGGCGAACTGGCCGCGCTTTACCGGCGTGCAGCATGCTTCGTCTATCCATCACGTTATGAGGGATTCGGGCTGCCGCCTGTCGAGGCGCTGGCGCTGGGCTGTCCCGTCATCGCTTCGAGGCTGCCGGCCATCCAGGAAGCGTGCGGTGATGCCGTGCTCTACACGTCGCCGGATGATCCCGCAGAACTGGCGGGCCTGCTCGAACGGATCACGACAGACGCGACCTTGCGTGCGAGCCTGCGCGAGCGGGCGCGCGCACGTACGGAAGCGCTGACCTGGCGCGCGACGGCAACCAGGTTGATCGAGGAGATTTCGCCGTGGCTAATGTAA